A single genomic interval of Ischnura elegans chromosome 3, ioIscEleg1.1, whole genome shotgun sequence harbors:
- the LOC124156110 gene encoding uncharacterized protein LOC124156110 has translation MSGSSWNKHQVSVLIEAYRKETCLHSLRNPNYHNKRLRADALGRVAAAVSAVRPNTGDKECATKFHNLRNSFNVENAKVKASLKSGVGAQDIYIPGLWYFDMLKFVEESYIPRKSRKSQQVASSKRQNHQDEDSQEVEDEDGTYFSEDGALNSVVGEGLFHIKSEMFSSYDSPSSPSMTASPITSAVTDTGTQQTARIIPSAKKPEEPSPLPKKPKIMCEELLTVPMNSASNLVPQSSPLPSTNSMFCPVDACMSFLGSILKQFQSEELRLEVMNTLVQTVITARTSDLVKAKR, from the exons ATGAGTGGAAGCTCGTGGAACAAGCATCAAGTATCCGTTTTGATTGAAGCATACCGGAAAGAGACGTGTCTGCACTCCCTACGCAATCCGAATTATCACAATAAACGCCTGCGTGCAGACGCCTTGGGACGAGTTGCCGCCGCAGTGAGCGCGGTTAGGCCGAATACAGGAGATAAAGAATGTGCCACGAAGTTTCACAATCTGCGAAATAGTTTCAACGTTGAAAACGCCAAGGTGAAAGCCTCCTTGAAAAGTGGCGTAGGAGCGCAAGAT atATACATACCTGGGTTGTGGTATTTTGATATGTTAAAATTCGTGGAGGAGTCCTACATTCCGCGCAAGAGTAGGAAGTCGCAGCAAGTGGCGTCATCTAAGAGACAAAATCATCAG GACGAAGATTCTCAAGAGGTTGAGGATGAAGATGGGACCTACTTCTCGGAAGATGGTGCACTAAATTCAGTAGTGGGAGAAGGTCTTTTCCATATTAAGTCCGAGATGTTTTCATCGTATGATTCCCCCTCATCACCCTCGATGACCGCATCTCCCATTACTTCAGCAGTAACGGACACTGGAACTCAGCAAACGGCTCGAATCATTCCCTCCGCTAAAAAGCCTGAGGAACCGTCACCGCTGCCAAAGAAGCCTAAAATCATGTGTGAAGAACTATTGACTGTTCCCATGAATTCAGCATCGAATTTGGTGCCACAGTCAAGTCCTCTGCCCTCTACCAATTCTATGTTCTGTCCAGTTGACGCCTGCATGTCGTTTTTGGGATCTATACTAAAACAATTCCAGTCGGAGGAACTGAGATTGGAAGTGATGAATACCTTAGTGCAAACTGTCATTACTGCCAGGACTTCAGACTTGGTGAAAGCAAAAAGGTAG